Within the Nitrospiria bacterium genome, the region ATCCTGATCGCGCTCTGCTGCCGGCGAATCGGCGCGACGCTGATTACTCAAAACAGCAAGGACTTTCAAATCATCTCCTCGATCAAACCGTTTCGGTTCGAAACCTGGAATTAAAAAAAGACCCTTCTCATCTCTGAAATCCCGGGAACTTGGCAAGGTCTTTTTGGCGATGGAATTGTTTGACAATTGCGATGAAACTCCTTATAGTTTTGAAATATTCCCTGTCCGTTTTGTTCCCGGCCGCGAGGGCGACATGGTCTTCCCCGTATCATCCGAACGATGGTGAAACGCCGCGGGCCCGACGGTTTTGCGCGGGCCTGGATCCTTCCGCTCCTGCTCGTCGTTTTGGCCCCGCCGGCGGCCGCGGAGGATTTGAATTTTGCGCTGGGCCTGAAGGAGCAGTACGTCTCGCTGAGGCGGACCTTGAAGCTGGAAAACCAAACGTCGAGCGGGCTTAAAACCCATCGCGTCGAGGCCCCCCGCTCCGACGGGACCTGGATGTCGACGGCGGCCTTGAACGGTTCGTTCCGCCGGTGGTTCGTCGGCGCACAGGCCTCCGCCGCGAGTTTCAATGTTTTTGAACAGCCATCTTCTTTTTCGAGCCCGTCGTTCATCCGGAACTCGACGGTCGATTTGACCCAAATGGATCTGGCGCTCGGCTACACGATCCTGACGGGGGTCAGCCCCTACGTCGGGTATATGCGGCATCGGCAGACGACCGATCTTGATTGCGCGGGCTGCACGAAAACGGTCGTGCTGAGCCGGGTCGGTCCCGGTCTTCTTCTCGATTATCCCGTCGAAAACACACGCTGGGCGGCCTACTTGAACCTGTCCTTGATTCAGGGAGGAGCGATCGAGGGGGGGCTTGGCTATGCCGGAATCCGTTGGCCCTTCGTGGCCGCCGCGGGCTTCGGCTACCGTCGGATCGATTATCCCGCGAACCGCGTTTCCTGCAGGCCGAGCGGCGGATTTGCCTGTTTCAGGGAAAACGATGTCGTGAGCGGTCCGATCTTGTCGCTTCATTATATCTTTTGATGTGCTACACTGTTAGGGATGTTTTAACGGATCAACCGTACCCATAAGGAGGGGCCCATGAAAGAAAAGAATTCAAGCGCGGTGGTTCTCGGGTTTGTGTTGGCGGCGCTGCTGCCGATCGCGACGGCGGGCTGCGCCGGCCGCCAGCCGGCGGGCGCCCAGCCGCCCGAATGGGTGACCAAGGGCAGCGGCGCTTTCAAGGACGCGGGCAACAAGGTCTTCTACGGCATCGGGGCCGTGACCGGGGTGCGGAACCGGCCGCTGGCGCAGACCACGTCCGAGAACCGGGCCCGGGCCGAGATCACCAAGATCTTCGAGACCTACACCGCCTCGCTGATGAAGGATTACATGGCCTCGACGACCGGCGGGGGCGCGGTGACCAACGCCTCGGCCACGAGTGAGGAGCAGTACGTCGAGCAGGCGATCAAGACCTTCTCGTCCGCGACGCTGAACGGCGTGATGATCATTGATCACTGGACCGACCCGTCGGACGGGACGCTCTATTCCCTCGCCCGTCTGGACCTGGAAAATTTCAAGAACAGCCTGGACAAGATCAAGGAATTGAACTCGGCCGTCCGGGATTATGTCAAACAGAACGCCGAGAAATCCTTCGACAGCCTCGCGACCGAAGAGCAGAAACACGGCCAGTGATCCGGAAGGGGACGGGGGACCATGAAGCGTAATCGGCGGATCGCGACCGGCCTTGTTCTGTTCACGACCGTGTGGCTTTCGGGGCACGCGGCCGGGGCCTACACCCCCAAGGAGATTTATGAGACGGTCGGGCCGGGGGTGGTCCTGGTCCTGGCCAGCGACGACGGCCGCCTGGGCAGCGGGGGCACCGGCTCGATCATCCGGGCCGACGGGCTGGTGATCACGAACGCCCACGTTGTGATCAACAAGGAGACGAACCGGCCCTACCGCCGGGTGAGCCTGTTCTTGAAACCGGACCGCGTGACCGGAAACATGGACACGGACCTGGCCCGCCGCGTCGAGGCGAAGCTGGTCGCCTACGACGCGTCGCTGGACATGGCCCTGCTCCGGATGGAAAACCCGCCGTCCGGGCTGACCGTGGTGGCCCTGGGAAATCCGGAGGACGTGTCGATCGGGGACCCGGTCGTGGCGATCGGACATCCGGAAACCGGCGGCTTGTGGACGCTTACGACCGGGACGATCAGCGCCGAGATGGAGAATTTCAACGGGGTGCAGGGGAAGGATATTTTTCAGACCGAGACCAGCCTGAACCGCGGCAATTCCGGCGGGCCGCTGCTCGACGGACAGGGGGCCATGGTGGGGGTCAACACGATGATCTCCCGGAAGGCGTCGGACGGCTTGACGATCACCTCGATCAATTTCGCGCTCAAGTCCAGCGTCGCGCAACACTGGCTGGCCTCGCAGGGCGTGACCGTCGCGTATCAACCCGGATCGAACCCACCCACGGCCTCGGCCGGGACGGCGCCCCGTCCGGTCGAGAAGGCCGAGGCGCCGCCTCCTTCGCTTCCTCCCGCCGCCGCGGCTCCGGTGACGCCGGTCCAAAAGCCGGCGGGCGAACCCGTGAAGCCGCCCGCCAAAAAGGAAGAGCCGCCGGCGCCCAAGATACTGACCGAGAAGCGGCCCTACAACCTGGACCGGCTTATCGCGGATCGGATGAAAGAGATGGAAGATATGATGGAGGAGATGCATAAGAAGTTTCGGTAAATACCCGTGGGCAAGACCCGTGGTCTTATCAGCGAGCCAAGCGAGCGAGAGGGGGAGGCTCCGAAGGCCTTGCCTCTGGAGGGGGCGACGTGAGCCCCAATATAAAAAGGAGGGCATCTATGCGACCGTTTGGAATTTTGTTCATCCTGTTGTTGACGGGCCTCGTCGGCTGCGCGACGACCAAGGTGGAGCGGGTCGGCGCCGACACGACGACCGATCTGTCCGGACGATGGAACGACACCGATTCCCGGCTGGTGTCCGACGAGATGATCAAGGACGTGCTGTCCCGGCCGTGGCTCGACCGCTTTTCCAAGGAGCACGGCGGCAAGCCGCCGACCGTGATCGTCGGGACCGTCACGAACCGGAGCAGCGAGCACATCAACGTCCAGACCTTCACCGAGGATCTGCAGCGCGCGCTGACGAACGACGGCCGGGTTCAATTTGTCGCGTCCAAGTCCGAGCGGGAGGAGGTCCGCGAAGAGCGGCAGGACCAGCAGTCCCAGTCTTCCCAGGAGACGGCCAAGGGGCTCGGCAAGGAGATCGGTTCCGATTACATGCTGAAGGGGACGATCAATTCGATCCTGGACGAGGCCGGCGGGACGAAGGCGGTCTACTACCAGATCGACCTGCAGCTCTTCGACGTCGAGAAGAACCTGCTCGTCTGGTCCGGACAGAAAAAAATTAAAAAGATCATCGAAAAAAGCCGTCTCGGATTTTAGCCCAGTCCTCCGTTGAAAGTCGTCTCCATGGGAGTTTGTAATCGTCGGGGCTTCGGGTCGACGCTCGTCGCGGCCGCCTGCGTTTCGGGCCTGACGGCGCTGTCGGGCTGCGGCCCGGGCGTCCGTCAATACGTCCAGATGGACAACCTCCAGGCCCGCCAGCAGTTCGCCGAAGCCGACGCCGTCGTCGTCAATCACAAGGCCGATTACGGCGACCGCAACGCCGTCCTCTATGATTTCGACCGGGGCATGATGCTGCATCTGGCCGGTCAATACGCCGAGAGCAATCAATACCTGGCCCAGGCCGAGGACCGGATCGACCAGCTCTACACCAAGAGCGTCTCGGCCGAGGCCGGCGCGATGCTGACCAACGACAACACCCTTCCCTATGAAGGCGAGGATTTTGAAAAAGTGATGATCAACGTGATCGCGGCGCTGAATTACGTTTATCTCGGTCAATGGGACGACGCGCTGGTCGAGGCCCGGAAAGTGGACCACAAACTCGACCTTTTCAACGACAAGTACGACAAGAAGAACGTCTACAAGCGGGACGCGCTGGCCCAGTACCTGAGCGGCCTTCTCTACGAGGCGAAGGGCGAGATCAACGACGCCTTCATCTCGTACCGCAAGGCCTACGAGGCCTACGGCGATTACCGCAAGGACTACGGCACCCCGCTGCCGCCGACGCTTCCGTCCGACCTGCTGAGGACGAGCGCGGCCCTGGGCTTCACGGAAGAGCATCAGGAATACCTCAAACAGTTTCCGGATGCGCGATGGACGACCGAAAAGGAGCTGCAAAGCCAGGCCGAGCTGATCTTCATCAGTTACACCGGCCGGTCTCCGGTCAAGGAAGATTTCTTCGTCACGGCCCCGATCCGGGACGACAAGGGCGGCACCTACATTCTCCGCGTGGCCCTTCCGAAGTTCGTTCCGCTCCCCGACAGGGTCCGGTCGGCCGAGGTGCGGCTGACCCCGGAAAACGGCGCGGCGATCACCCAGCGGGCCTTCCTGGCCGAGAACATCACGGCCATCGCGAAGAAGAACCTCGAGGACCGCATCGGACGCATCACGGCCAAGGCGATCGCGCGGGCGGTGGCCAAGTATCAGGCGTCCCGGCTCGTGAAAAAGGAGGTGGCCCGGAAGACCGACAACAACCCGCTGGCCGACATCCTGGCCGACGTCGGGACGAACATCTACTCCCTCGCCTCCGAGCAGTCGGACAAGCGCAGCTGGCGGACGCTGCCGGGGGAGATCCGGATGGCCCGGATGGCGGTCCCGCCCGGAACGTACACCGTCGCGGTCGAGTATTATGACGCCGCCGGCGGGGTGATCGAACGAAAGACCTACCCTCCGGTGACGCTGAAGGCCGGGGAAAAACGGTTTTTAGGATACCGGATCCTCGGCCGGTGACGCTCATGAAAGGAGAAGGCATGGGATCGGATCGAATCGTAGGGTTTGGTTCAGGCCGCGGTTGGCGCGTCCTGACGGTTTTAATCGCCGGAGTAATCTTCCTTGACGGGCCGGCCTCGTTCGCCCGCGACGCGGCCGCGCCGGACTGGGTCAACGGGCCGAGCAAAAAATATCCCGAGGCGATCTACCTGACCGGCGTGGGCTACGCGGACACCCGCCAGGCCGCGGAGGACCGGGCCTACGCCGCGATCTCGAAGATTTTTGCGGCCGAGATCAGTTCCAAAACGGAGGAGTGGGAGAAATATCTCCAGACCGACGCCAAGGGGCGCACCGAGGACAGCCGGCAGATCAATATCGAGCAGGCGACCGAGGTCTCGACCAAGAAGGTGCTGGAAAACGTGACGATCGCCGAGCGCTGGACGGACGAGTCGAAGGCGCTCTACTACGCGCTGGCCGTGATGGACCGGCAGCATGCCGCGGCGGCCCTGCGCGACCGGGTTGCCTCGCTGGATCTCAAAGTCGAGGAGCTGTTGAAACAGACCCGGTCCTCCGGCCCGAAACTCCAGACCGTCCGGGCCTACCA harbors:
- a CDS encoding LPP20 family lipoprotein; translation: MKEKNSSAVVLGFVLAALLPIATAGCAGRQPAGAQPPEWVTKGSGAFKDAGNKVFYGIGAVTGVRNRPLAQTTSENRARAEITKIFETYTASLMKDYMASTTGGGAVTNASATSEEQYVEQAIKTFSSATLNGVMIIDHWTDPSDGTLYSLARLDLENFKNSLDKIKELNSAVRDYVKQNAEKSFDSLATEEQKHGQ
- a CDS encoding serine protease; translated protein: MKRNRRIATGLVLFTTVWLSGHAAGAYTPKEIYETVGPGVVLVLASDDGRLGSGGTGSIIRADGLVITNAHVVINKETNRPYRRVSLFLKPDRVTGNMDTDLARRVEAKLVAYDASLDMALLRMENPPSGLTVVALGNPEDVSIGDPVVAIGHPETGGLWTLTTGTISAEMENFNGVQGKDIFQTETSLNRGNSGGPLLDGQGAMVGVNTMISRKASDGLTITSINFALKSSVAQHWLASQGVTVAYQPGSNPPTASAGTAPRPVEKAEAPPPSLPPAAAAPVTPVQKPAGEPVKPPAKKEEPPAPKILTEKRPYNLDRLIADRMKEMEDMMEEMHKKFR
- the lpoB gene encoding penicillin-binding protein activator LpoB codes for the protein MRPFGILFILLLTGLVGCATTKVERVGADTTTDLSGRWNDTDSRLVSDEMIKDVLSRPWLDRFSKEHGGKPPTVIVGTVTNRSSEHINVQTFTEDLQRALTNDGRVQFVASKSEREEVREERQDQQSQSSQETAKGLGKEIGSDYMLKGTINSILDEAGGTKAVYYQIDLQLFDVEKNLLVWSGQKKIKKIIEKSRLGF
- a CDS encoding LPP20 family lipoprotein, with amino-acid sequence MGSDRIVGFGSGRGWRVLTVLIAGVIFLDGPASFARDAAAPDWVNGPSKKYPEAIYLTGVGYADTRQAAEDRAYAAISKIFAAEISSKTEEWEKYLQTDAKGRTEDSRQINIEQATEVSTKKVLENVTIAERWTDESKALYYALAVMDRQHAAAALRDRVASLDLKVEELLKQTRSSGPKLQTVRAYHEAVENILLREAYNTELRVVSSTGHGSESGVSLADVNRDFRDFLSKNFRIVVEVGGANSEPVRAAIVEGLNRQGLPVASAAASDLPPDLVVKGAVTLDPVQMPAGGAPPTYFVRWAAAFDLTDKASQQVIGSVARQGREGHLTQPEAEARALRTAEKEVSDEVGRQIAEFIYGKENP